In Bombus terrestris chromosome 6, iyBomTerr1.2, whole genome shotgun sequence, a single window of DNA contains:
- the LOC100648614 gene encoding probable serine/threonine-protein kinase DDB_G0282963 isoform X1, protein MSAVDTTLSISIKMAPGPEHRQEPVAPDKAAENNNSETSNERNNIENSVVGVETVSNQSSNTECVSTNIDTNSDSTTPSAPACITSDSKQEEPATLSALNEGELRALLDEAITYKCPKDREGKSSLFKELLQEAEADETEEGRRIITNSRCLPGSNRRRHKRDSVSERLTHGGSLQNLAQPIASEFDSSFAYLSSGSSHTYGGNRRKNKKYTGPSVSARQREGGSLPSNVNASHSLASLANLDLLFDKKKGFCEERGAYDWTNKEKSRSLDKPSYSSTKKEEKEKDKKDTKRDLSESEVEVREKRGNKGKYGTNEMLESDNPPPEYKSDYMVIDLGDAEVGTISERNVGSTISGVQRPHSLDTEDDEGIEMKIIEPRRPQYISRTPFDIAQTPVDTTIDFSLREHSGKQDKSKISVNGTEVTGALSFQTFNSVKCGIGGTANSSSASQGKVIPSLCSMMSASLQTQNITMEGSRYTAHTTGSGEKKSLDENGNPVQNYNGERKKPRRKHTQEPNVIVYSAENVEGHRNEDIDSLINFIENKESKSKKGKPSNPVRVKTSSGAKPRSREKDTKREQLPAKLQKSNSLEEISKTKLEDLTTEKSVSSSGASSISSQHGTINVALRRAKQRSTGDAAIDSRGDRRSWGTEEGQSIYCNDTGDDYASRRNSNKKINPEPEHETEFLVVTKKKKSKKQRRSSSGSRAQNLTTSGSYLQNSRGFSNEYRTPLSPELRRKSASSMPPSDKSDSSDSDSVHSLPVTSNTSKHNLSKIATSSGGTPQASYADIARMATINMTHNSVLNMSAIVPNMLNTSSWPSVPPKTPSEPDKIPQDYYPSLDELQHSDRKTRQHSFTHSNHLLNLSFEKPPSPTLTKMKNSTERNKAEAQEEAINKNIQVIKYVQDIEKMRQNLTQQEPKAVNCNNHITTSNETSITNAVPSKLNNTVTNCNPEPDNNNPNCNSVNNKDTVVNARCNNPRARRGGGGSYVQNNQNVQNQVSHEDQHFKKVGYTFHDENGKKSQNTENSNTHCENKNNPATVSNDEAESQKTNTTNNPKAMQEVQNIESEAIKLTKTEKSTKILKEQKHETVKSGNVYSTSSKQEQQEDSECKKTKQQSSTSDKDQTQKAELQTSNKQKTSRPAVILLDETAADIIKNSELPTELRFGFEINEQLLLSEDSTTEETSSVSSVFPSVPPLINKPPSNFDRYPPIFDKHMRCDKFTPNFMQPPNTHVTQQPLHPVMVQRLPCMGYPPRFPPPTCLPPPPTPPPGIMEKYHHQPKEDFSMLYVAPEEDVNIQTYNHDKIVSFVGLAWDAVMREMPVTADGRIQFYSGQ, encoded by the exons ATGAGTGCAGTGGATACAACACTGTCAATTTCGATCAAAATGGCCCCAGGGCCAGAACATCGCCAAGAACCAGTAGCACCTGACAAAGCTgctgaaaataataatagtgaGACCTctaatgaaagaaataatatagaGAATTCAGTGGTAGGTGTTGAAACAGTTAGTAACCAGAGTTCGAATACAGAATGTGTTTCGACGAACATTGACACTAATTCAGATTCAACAACTCCAAGTGCACCGGCTTGTATTACCTCTGACAGTAAACAG GAAGAACCAGCTACTTTGTCTGCATTAAATGAAGGTGAATTACGTGCACTATTGGATGAAGCTATAACTTATAAATGTCCCAAAGATCGTGAAGGAAAATCAAGCCTTTTTAAA GAACTACTTCAAGAAGCAGAGGCAGATGAAACCGAAGAAGGTCGTAGGATAATAACCAATTCACGTTGCTTACCTGGGTCAAATCGTAGGAGGCATAAAAGAGACTCTGTATCTGAAAGGTTGACACATGGAGGGTCATTGCAAAATTTAGCACAACCTATTGCTTCAGAGTTTGATAGTAGTTTTGCTTATTTGTCATCTGGATCTAGCCATACCTACGGAGGAAATaggagaaagaataaaaagtatACAGGACCTAGTGTATCTGCAAGACAAAGAGAAGGTGGTTCGTTACCTTCGAATGTTAATGCATCACACAGTCTTGCTTCATTGGCTAATTTAGacttattatttgataaaaag AAGGGTTTCTGTGAAGAAAGAGGAGCATACGATTGGACTAACAAAGAAAAATCCAGATCTTTAGACAAACCATCATATAGTAGtacgaaaaaggaagaaaaggaaaaagataaaaaggataCCAAAAGGGATTTGTCCGAAAGTGAAGTTGAAGTGCGTGAGAAAAGAGGTAACAAAGGAAAATACGGGACAAATGAAATGCTTGAATCAGATAATCCACCACCAGAGTATAAATCAGATTACATGGTGATTGACTTAGGTGATGCTGAG gTGGGTACTATTAGTGAAAGGAATGTGGGATCTACTATAAGTGGGGTTCAGAGACCTCACTCCTTAGATACGGAAGATGATGAAggaattgaaatgaaaattattgaacCACGTAGACCTCAATATATATCGCGCACTCCTTTCGATATAGCTCAAACTCCTGTGGATACTACAATAGATTTCTCTCTCCGTGAACATAGTGGAAAGCAAGATAAATCAAAAATATCTGTTAATGGTACAGAAGTAACTGGAGCCCTttcttttcaaactttcaatagTGTGAAATGTGGTATTGGTGGAACTGCAAATAGTTCTAGTGCTAGTCAGGGTAAAGTAATTCCAAGTTTGTGCTCCATGATGTCTGCATCCTTACAAACACAAAATATTACAATGG AAGGCTCGAGGTATACAGCGCATACTACCGGATCTGGAGAAAAGAAGTCCTTGGATGAAAACGGGAATCCAGTACAAAACTATAATGGGGAACGGAAAAAGCCTAGAAGAAAGCACACTCAAGAACCTAATGTTATTGTATACAGTGCTGAAAATGTTGAAGGACATCGCAATGAAGATATCGacagtttaattaattttattgaaaataaagaatctaaaagtaaaaaaggaaaacCAAGTAATCCGGTAAGAGTAAAAACTAGTTCAGGTGCAAAGCCAAGAAGCAGAGAAAAGGATACTAAAAGGGAACAGTTACCTGCCAAATTACAAAAATCTAATTCCCTTGAAGAAATATCTAAGACTAAACTCGAAGACCTCACAACAGAGAAAAGCGTCAGTTCTAGTGGTGCCAGTAGTATATCAAGTCAACATG GCACGATCAATGTTGCTTTACGCCGTGCGAAACAAAGAAGCACAGGGGACGCAGCTATCGATAGTCGTGGCGATAGACGATCTTGGGGAACGGAAGAAGGTCAGTCTATATATTGCAATGATACTGGAGATGATTATGCTAGTCGTCGAAACTCCAATAAAAAAATCAATCCAGAGCCTGAACATGAAACAGAATTCCTGGTAgttacaaaaaagaagaaaagtaaaaaacagAGAAGAAGTTCCAGTGGCAGTAGAGCACAGAATTTAACAACGTCAGGATCTTATCTCCAAAATTCCAGAGGATTTTCTAACGAATATAGAACACCACTTTCTCCTGAACTTCGAAGAAAATCAGCAAGCAGTATGCCACCAAG TGATAAATCAGACAGTAGCGATTCTGATTCTGTCCATTCATTACCAGTTACATCAAATACGTCCAAacataatttatcaaaaatagcTACCTCATCGGGCGGAACGCCGCAAGCAAGTTACGCGGACATAGCTCGTATGGCAACTATTAATATGACTCATAATTCAGTGTTAAATATGTCTGCAATAGTTCCAAACATGTTAAATACATCTTCGTGGCCTAGTGTGCCACCCAAAACACCTTCAGAACCAGACAAGATTCCTCAAGATTATTATCCTAGTTTAGATGAATTACAACACTCGGATAGGAAAACAAGGCAACATAGCTTCACCCATTCGAATCATCTTTTGAATCTAAGTTTCGAAAAACCACCATCACCGACTTtgacgaaaatgaaaaattcaacggAGAGAAACAAAGCAGAGGCTCAAGAAGAagctattaataaaaatatccagGTTATTAAATATGTACAAGATATTGAAAAAATGCGTCAAAATTTAACACAACAAGAACCAAAAGCTGTGAACTGTAATAATCATATCACGACATCAAACGAGACTTCAATAACGAATGCAGTGCCATCAAAACTCAATAATACTGTAACCAATTGTAACCCTGAACCTGATAACAACAATCCTAACTGCAACAGTGTCAATAATAAAGACACTGTTGTAAATGCGAGGTGTAACAATCCACGAGCAcgcagaggaggaggaggaagttACGTTCAAAATAATCAAAATGTACAAAATCAAGTATCACATGAAGATCAACATTTCAAGAAAGTTGGATATACTTTTCAtgatgaaaatggaaaaaaatcacaaaatacTGAAAATTCTAATACACactgtgaaaataaaaataatccagCAACTGTTTCAAATGATGAGGCTGAATCGCAAAAAACTAATACTACAAATAATCCAAAAGCAATGCAAGAAGTGCAAAATATTGAATCAGAAGCAATCAAGTTGACAAAAACCGAAAAATCAACAAAGATCTTAAAAGAACAGAAGCATGAAACGGTTAAATCGGGAAATGTATACTCTACAAGTTCGAAACAAGAACAACAAGAAGATTCCGAATGTAAAAAAACGAAACAACAAAGTTCTACTTCGGATAAAGATCAGACACAGAAAGCAGAATTACAAACATCCAATAAACAAAAAACTTCGAGACCTGCAGTTATATTACTAGATGAAACTGCAGCAGATATTATCAAGAACAGCGAGTTACCTACGGAACTTAGGTTTGGATTTGAAATTAACGAGCAACTTTTATTGTCAGAAGATTCGACAACCGAAGAGACTTCAAGCGTTAGTTCTGTGTTTCCTTCCGTTCCACCGCTCATAAACAAACCACCTTCTAATTTCGATAGATATCCTCCAATATTTGACAAACACATGAGATGTGATAAATTTACGCCTAATTTCATGCAACCTCCAAATACGCATGTAACTCAACAACCTCTGCATCCGGTGATGGTACAGCGATTACCGTGCATGGGTTATCCTCCAAGATTCCCTCCTCCTACGTGTTtgccaccaccacccacacctccACCAGGAATAATGGAAAAGTATCACCATCAGCCAAAAGAAGATTTTTCTATGCTCTATGTAGCTCCTGAAGAAGATGTTAATATACAAACGTACAATCATGATAAAATCGTCTCATTCGTTGGCTTAG CATGGGACGCTGTTATGAGGGAAATGCCAGTAACTGCAGACGGTCGTATACAGTTCTACAGTGGTCAGTGA
- the LOC100648614 gene encoding probable serine/threonine-protein kinase DDB_G0282963 isoform X3, whose amino-acid sequence MSAVDTTLSISIKMAPGPEHRQEPVAPDKAAENNNSETSNERNNIENSVVGVETVSNQSSNTECVSTNIDTNSDSTTPSAPACITSDSKQEEPATLSALNEGELRALLDEAITYKCPKDREGKSSLFKELLQEAEADETEEGRRIITNSRCLPGSNRRRHKRDSVSERLTHGGSLQNLAQPIASEFDSSFAYLSSGSSHTYGGNRRKNKKYTGPSVSARQREGGSLPSNVNASHSLASLANLDLLFDKKGFCEERGAYDWTNKEKSRSLDKPSYSSTKKEEKEKDKKDTKRDLSESEVEVREKRGNKGKYGTNEMLESDNPPPEYKSDYMVIDLGDAEVGTISERNVGSTISGVQRPHSLDTEDDEGIEMKIIEPRRPQYISRTPFDIAQTPVDTTIDFSLREHSGKQDKSKISVNGTEVTGALSFQTFNSVKCGIGGTANSSSASQGKVIPSLCSMMSASLQTQNITMEGSRYTAHTTGSGEKKSLDENGNPVQNYNGERKKPRRKHTQEPNVIVYSAENVEGHRNEDIDSLINFIENKESKSKKGKPSNPVRVKTSSGAKPRSREKDTKREQLPAKLQKSNSLEEISKTKLEDLTTEKSVSSSGASSISSQHGTINVALRRAKQRSTGDAAIDSRGDRRSWGTEEGQSIYCNDTGDDYASRRNSNKKINPEPEHETEFLVVTKKKKSKKQRRSSSGSRAQNLTTSGSYLQNSRGFSNEYRTPLSPELRRKSASSMPPSDKSDSSDSDSVHSLPVTSNTSKHNLSKIATSSGGTPQASYADIARMATINMTHNSVLNMSAIVPNMLNTSSWPSVPPKTPSEPDKIPQDYYPSLDELQHSDRKTRQHSFTHSNHLLNLSFEKPPSPTLTKMKNSTERNKAEAQEEAINKNIQVIKYVQDIEKMRQNLTQQEPKAVNCNNHITTSNETSITNAVPSKLNNTVTNCNPEPDNNNPNCNSVNNKDTVVNARCNNPRARRGGGGSYVQNNQNVQNQVSHEDQHFKKVGYTFHDENGKKSQNTENSNTHCENKNNPATVSNDEAESQKTNTTNNPKAMQEVQNIESEAIKLTKTEKSTKILKEQKHETVKSGNVYSTSSKQEQQEDSECKKTKQQSSTSDKDQTQKAELQTSNKQKTSRPAVILLDETAADIIKNSELPTELRFGFEINEQLLLSEDSTTEETSSVSSVFPSVPPLINKPPSNFDRYPPIFDKHMRCDKFTPNFMQPPNTHVTQQPLHPVMVQRLPCMGYPPRFPPPTCLPPPPTPPPGIMEKYHHQPKEDFSMLYVAPEEDVNIQTYNHDKIVSFVGLAWDAVMREMPVTADGRIQFYSGQ is encoded by the exons ATGAGTGCAGTGGATACAACACTGTCAATTTCGATCAAAATGGCCCCAGGGCCAGAACATCGCCAAGAACCAGTAGCACCTGACAAAGCTgctgaaaataataatagtgaGACCTctaatgaaagaaataatatagaGAATTCAGTGGTAGGTGTTGAAACAGTTAGTAACCAGAGTTCGAATACAGAATGTGTTTCGACGAACATTGACACTAATTCAGATTCAACAACTCCAAGTGCACCGGCTTGTATTACCTCTGACAGTAAACAG GAAGAACCAGCTACTTTGTCTGCATTAAATGAAGGTGAATTACGTGCACTATTGGATGAAGCTATAACTTATAAATGTCCCAAAGATCGTGAAGGAAAATCAAGCCTTTTTAAA GAACTACTTCAAGAAGCAGAGGCAGATGAAACCGAAGAAGGTCGTAGGATAATAACCAATTCACGTTGCTTACCTGGGTCAAATCGTAGGAGGCATAAAAGAGACTCTGTATCTGAAAGGTTGACACATGGAGGGTCATTGCAAAATTTAGCACAACCTATTGCTTCAGAGTTTGATAGTAGTTTTGCTTATTTGTCATCTGGATCTAGCCATACCTACGGAGGAAATaggagaaagaataaaaagtatACAGGACCTAGTGTATCTGCAAGACAAAGAGAAGGTGGTTCGTTACCTTCGAATGTTAATGCATCACACAGTCTTGCTTCATTGGCTAATTTAGacttattatttgataaaaag GGTTTCTGTGAAGAAAGAGGAGCATACGATTGGACTAACAAAGAAAAATCCAGATCTTTAGACAAACCATCATATAGTAGtacgaaaaaggaagaaaaggaaaaagataaaaaggataCCAAAAGGGATTTGTCCGAAAGTGAAGTTGAAGTGCGTGAGAAAAGAGGTAACAAAGGAAAATACGGGACAAATGAAATGCTTGAATCAGATAATCCACCACCAGAGTATAAATCAGATTACATGGTGATTGACTTAGGTGATGCTGAG gTGGGTACTATTAGTGAAAGGAATGTGGGATCTACTATAAGTGGGGTTCAGAGACCTCACTCCTTAGATACGGAAGATGATGAAggaattgaaatgaaaattattgaacCACGTAGACCTCAATATATATCGCGCACTCCTTTCGATATAGCTCAAACTCCTGTGGATACTACAATAGATTTCTCTCTCCGTGAACATAGTGGAAAGCAAGATAAATCAAAAATATCTGTTAATGGTACAGAAGTAACTGGAGCCCTttcttttcaaactttcaatagTGTGAAATGTGGTATTGGTGGAACTGCAAATAGTTCTAGTGCTAGTCAGGGTAAAGTAATTCCAAGTTTGTGCTCCATGATGTCTGCATCCTTACAAACACAAAATATTACAATGG AAGGCTCGAGGTATACAGCGCATACTACCGGATCTGGAGAAAAGAAGTCCTTGGATGAAAACGGGAATCCAGTACAAAACTATAATGGGGAACGGAAAAAGCCTAGAAGAAAGCACACTCAAGAACCTAATGTTATTGTATACAGTGCTGAAAATGTTGAAGGACATCGCAATGAAGATATCGacagtttaattaattttattgaaaataaagaatctaaaagtaaaaaaggaaaacCAAGTAATCCGGTAAGAGTAAAAACTAGTTCAGGTGCAAAGCCAAGAAGCAGAGAAAAGGATACTAAAAGGGAACAGTTACCTGCCAAATTACAAAAATCTAATTCCCTTGAAGAAATATCTAAGACTAAACTCGAAGACCTCACAACAGAGAAAAGCGTCAGTTCTAGTGGTGCCAGTAGTATATCAAGTCAACATG GCACGATCAATGTTGCTTTACGCCGTGCGAAACAAAGAAGCACAGGGGACGCAGCTATCGATAGTCGTGGCGATAGACGATCTTGGGGAACGGAAGAAGGTCAGTCTATATATTGCAATGATACTGGAGATGATTATGCTAGTCGTCGAAACTCCAATAAAAAAATCAATCCAGAGCCTGAACATGAAACAGAATTCCTGGTAgttacaaaaaagaagaaaagtaaaaaacagAGAAGAAGTTCCAGTGGCAGTAGAGCACAGAATTTAACAACGTCAGGATCTTATCTCCAAAATTCCAGAGGATTTTCTAACGAATATAGAACACCACTTTCTCCTGAACTTCGAAGAAAATCAGCAAGCAGTATGCCACCAAG TGATAAATCAGACAGTAGCGATTCTGATTCTGTCCATTCATTACCAGTTACATCAAATACGTCCAAacataatttatcaaaaatagcTACCTCATCGGGCGGAACGCCGCAAGCAAGTTACGCGGACATAGCTCGTATGGCAACTATTAATATGACTCATAATTCAGTGTTAAATATGTCTGCAATAGTTCCAAACATGTTAAATACATCTTCGTGGCCTAGTGTGCCACCCAAAACACCTTCAGAACCAGACAAGATTCCTCAAGATTATTATCCTAGTTTAGATGAATTACAACACTCGGATAGGAAAACAAGGCAACATAGCTTCACCCATTCGAATCATCTTTTGAATCTAAGTTTCGAAAAACCACCATCACCGACTTtgacgaaaatgaaaaattcaacggAGAGAAACAAAGCAGAGGCTCAAGAAGAagctattaataaaaatatccagGTTATTAAATATGTACAAGATATTGAAAAAATGCGTCAAAATTTAACACAACAAGAACCAAAAGCTGTGAACTGTAATAATCATATCACGACATCAAACGAGACTTCAATAACGAATGCAGTGCCATCAAAACTCAATAATACTGTAACCAATTGTAACCCTGAACCTGATAACAACAATCCTAACTGCAACAGTGTCAATAATAAAGACACTGTTGTAAATGCGAGGTGTAACAATCCACGAGCAcgcagaggaggaggaggaagttACGTTCAAAATAATCAAAATGTACAAAATCAAGTATCACATGAAGATCAACATTTCAAGAAAGTTGGATATACTTTTCAtgatgaaaatggaaaaaaatcacaaaatacTGAAAATTCTAATACACactgtgaaaataaaaataatccagCAACTGTTTCAAATGATGAGGCTGAATCGCAAAAAACTAATACTACAAATAATCCAAAAGCAATGCAAGAAGTGCAAAATATTGAATCAGAAGCAATCAAGTTGACAAAAACCGAAAAATCAACAAAGATCTTAAAAGAACAGAAGCATGAAACGGTTAAATCGGGAAATGTATACTCTACAAGTTCGAAACAAGAACAACAAGAAGATTCCGAATGTAAAAAAACGAAACAACAAAGTTCTACTTCGGATAAAGATCAGACACAGAAAGCAGAATTACAAACATCCAATAAACAAAAAACTTCGAGACCTGCAGTTATATTACTAGATGAAACTGCAGCAGATATTATCAAGAACAGCGAGTTACCTACGGAACTTAGGTTTGGATTTGAAATTAACGAGCAACTTTTATTGTCAGAAGATTCGACAACCGAAGAGACTTCAAGCGTTAGTTCTGTGTTTCCTTCCGTTCCACCGCTCATAAACAAACCACCTTCTAATTTCGATAGATATCCTCCAATATTTGACAAACACATGAGATGTGATAAATTTACGCCTAATTTCATGCAACCTCCAAATACGCATGTAACTCAACAACCTCTGCATCCGGTGATGGTACAGCGATTACCGTGCATGGGTTATCCTCCAAGATTCCCTCCTCCTACGTGTTtgccaccaccacccacacctccACCAGGAATAATGGAAAAGTATCACCATCAGCCAAAAGAAGATTTTTCTATGCTCTATGTAGCTCCTGAAGAAGATGTTAATATACAAACGTACAATCATGATAAAATCGTCTCATTCGTTGGCTTAG CATGGGACGCTGTTATGAGGGAAATGCCAGTAACTGCAGACGGTCGTATACAGTTCTACAGTGGTCAGTGA